The genomic window GGCCGCGTTGTGCAGGTAGGCGAGGTACTGGATCTCCGGAATCGGGACGAAACCGGCGAGCCCGGCGCCGAGCGCGGTGCCGAGCACACTCTGTTCGTCGAGCAGCGTGTCGAAGACGCGGCGCGCGCCGAAACGCTTCTGCAAGCACTTGGTGACGCCGTACACGCCGCCTTTGCGGCCGACGTCCTCGCCGAACACCAGCACGTCGGGGTCGCGCGCGAGCAGGTCCGCCAGGGTGTGATTGATCGCCTGCGCGACGGTCGTCGCGGGTTCGCTCGCGGACGCGGTGGTGCGGGTCGTGCGACGGTCCGGACCCGTGAGACGCGCGCCGTACCGGGATGCCGTGCCGGGCGCCTCGGACCGCGAATCCGCCTGGTCGTGCACCGCCGTCCGGCCAGGGGGTGCATCGGAAGCGTGGTCGGCGCGCTGCGGCGCCCCGGACGTCCCGGCGCGCAGCACGTCGGCCCGGACCGCCTCCGGGTGCGCGGGCGCCAAGGGCGCGGTGACGGCCGCCGCGGACGTCAGTTTGGGTTCGCGCCAGACCAATTCGGCCATGGCGGTCACCCGGTGCCCGATTTCGTCGTAGAGCGCGACGACCTCGTCCGGCTTGGACAGCCCCCGTTCGACGAGCACCCGGGCCGTCGCGACGACCGGGTCACGCACCAGATCGGCCGCGATGTCGGCGGGACGGCGATACGCGGTCTCCATGTCCGAACCGGCGTGGCCGAGCAACCGCACCGTGCGCAGCCGCAGGAACGCGGGCTTGCGCTGCTCGCGCACCCAGCGCACGGCGCGTTCGGACGCGGTCAGCGCGTCGATCGGATCGCAGCCGTCGGCGTCGAAGTAGGCCAGGCCGGGTCGTGTACCGTACGCGTGCTCGATCCACTCCGGCGGCGTCGGCACGCTGATGCCGATACCGTTGTCCTCGCAGACGAACAGGATCGGCACCGGAATCCCTTGGTGCGCGGTGTGCATCGCGGTGTTGACGGCTCCCGCGGCCGTCGAGTGGTTGGCCGAGGCATCGCCGAAAGTGCAGAGCACCACCGAGTCCCGCGGCCATTCCGAGGGGATGCCGAGCCGCGCCGCCCGGTCGATCGCGAAGGCCAGCCCGACCGCCCGCGGCAGATGTGAGGCGATGGTGGAGGTCTGCGGGATCACGTGCGCCGGTTTGCTGCCGAAGACCTTGTGCCTGCCGCCGGAGATGGGGTCGACCGCCGCGGCGACAACGCCGAGCAGCACGTCGCGGATCGGATCCAGCCCCGGCACCCGGCGCGCGCGGTGCACGAAGAACGCGCCCGACCGATAGTGCAGCAGCGCCGGATCGGTGGCCCGCGTGGCGACCGAGAGCGCCGCGTTGCCCTCGTGGCCGGACGAGCCGATGCTGTAGTAGCCGCGCTTGGCCACGCCGAGCGCGCGCGCCGCCAGATCGAGATGCCTGCTCGTGGCCTGCGCGTCGAAGAGCTCCCACAGCATGTCCGGGGAGATGCCGGGTCCGAGGTTCTCGTCGCGAACATGCCGCGGCGCCAGCGTGCCGATCTCGGCGCGGAACCGCTCGTCCAAAGCTCGTGCCGGATTCGCGCCGGATTCCGGCGACACCCCGCTCATCGCTGCCCCGTGCGCGGCGAGCAGGGGTGACCGGCGCGGGCCGCGCGGCCACGCCGCCGGTGCGTCGAGCCACCGGTGGGGTCGTCGACGAGCAGGTGCGGCACCCGACCTCCGTTGTCGAAAGCGCTGAGTGCGATGAACGCGCTCGGCGTTCGACGTACTCAGCGTTCGAATGTACTCAGCGCAGCGCGCTCGCGGCTTCTCTATCCAGTAACCACGTGGTGGATTCCTGCCCGGCCGCGCCCGCGGCGGGAATGTCGATCGGCTCGGCGCCGCCGACCGCCGCGGCGACCGCTTCGGCCTTGCCGGCCCCGGCGACGACCAGCATCACGTGCCGCGAGCGCCGCACGGCGGGCAGCGTCAGCGTGACGCGGACCGGCGGCGGCTTGGGGGAATTCGTCACGGCGACAACGAGTTCGTGCTCCTCGCGCACCGCGTCGGTGCCCGGGAACAGCGAGTTGATGTGCGCGTCGGGGCCCATGCCGAGCAGGTGCACGTCGAACGCGCCGTGCTCGGCGAGGTGGGCGTGCACCGCCGCCGAGTACTCGGCCGCGGCCTCGACCGGATCGGGGTACTCGCCGTCGGACGTCGCCACCGGGTGCACCCTGGCGTGATCGACCGGCACATGGTCGAGCAGCGCCTGCCTGGCCTGCAACTCGTTGCGCTCGGGATCACCCGCGGGAACGAAACGCTCGTCCCCCCAGAAGATGTCGAGCCGCGACCAGTCGATGTCGCCGGGCGACTTGCGCACCTGCTCGAGCATCGCGATGCCGGTGCCGCCACCGGTCAGCACCACCGACGCGGAGCCGCGCTCGGCCTGCGCGGCCGTCACCACCTGCACGAAGCGGGCGGCCGCCGCGGCGACGAGCGTGTCGGCGTCTGGGTGGACCTCTACGGTGTCGCTGGGAGTCTCACTCATAGGTCACCTTCTCGATTCCGGCGAGGGCTTCGTGATAGATCTCGTCGGCGTCGAGCCGACGCAGTTCCTCGGCGAGGCAGTCGCGAGTCTCCCGCCGCGCCAAGGCGATTCGCTGATCGGGATCACCGGTGCGGGTGAGCGTCGCGGTGCGCCCGGTCTGCGGGCGTTCGATGGCCATGGACACCGACGGTCGGTTCACCTCCACCCGCAGGGCGCCCGTGCGCCTGCGCACCGGGCAGCCCAGCCGGGCGGCCAGCCAGCCGGCGAGCATGTCCAGCGCGGGCTCGTCGCGCAGCCCCGACACGGTCACCGACTCGACCGGTTCGAAGGGCGGCTCGTCCAGCGAGGCGGCGAGCAGCGCCCGCCAGTAGGTGATCCGGCTCCACGCCAGGTCGGTGTCGCCCGAGGCGTAGGAGCCGCGCCGCTTCTTGATCGTCGCCTGCGGGTCGGCGGCGAAAGTGGCGTCGGTGATGCGCCGGGTCGCCAGTCGTCCCACCGAGTCCTTGGACGGGAACTCCGGCGCGCCCCGCGGCCACCACGCCACCACCGGGGTGTCGGGCAGCAGGAACGGGATGACGACGCTGCTCTCGTGGCTCACCAGCTCGCCCTGCAGACGCAACACGATCACCTCGGCCGCGCCCGCGTCACCGCCCACCCGGATCTGGGCGTCGAGCTTGGTCTCGGCCTCGCGGTCGCCGCGCGCGAGAACCACCACGCGACAAGGGTGTTCGCGGCTGGCGTCGTTGGCCGCGTCGATGGCGTCCTCGGCTTCGGAGCTGTCCAGCGTGCACACCACCAGGGTGAGCACCCGGCCCATGGTGATGACGCCGTTGCTCTCGCGCAGCTGCACCAGGCGCTTGGTGACCGCGCCGGTCGTGGTGTCGGGCATGTCGATGATCACGGGCGCCGCCATTCCCGGCCGGTGCGCTCGAGCATCTCGTCGGCCGAGGCCGGACCCCACGTGCCCGCGGGATACGGATCGGGTGTGCCGTCCGCCGCCCACCGCTCGAGCACCGGATCCAGGATGCGCCAGGACAATTCGACCTCCGCGTTCACCGGGAACAGCGACGGCACCCCGAGCAGCACGTCGAGGATCAGGCGTTCGTAGGCCTCGGGGGAGGACTCGGTGAACGCCTCGCCGTAACTGAAATCCATGTTGACGTCGCGCACTTCCATGCCCGAGCCCGGCACCTTCGAGCCGAAGCGCATGGTGATGCCCTCGTCCGGCTGCACACGGATCACGAGTGCATTTTGACCCAGTTCCTCGGTCATGGTCTGATCGAAGGGCAGGTGCGGCGCCCGCTTGAAGACCACCGCGATCTCGGTCACCCTGCGGCCCAAGCGCTTTCCGGTGCGCAGGTAGAACGGCACGCCCGCCCAGCGCCGGGTGTCGACCTCGAGGGTGATCGCCGCGTAGGTCTCGGTCTTGGACTGCGGGTCGAAACCCTCCTCGTCGAGCAGGCCGACGACGTGCTCGCCGCCCTGCCAGCCCTCCGAGTACTGCCCGCGCGCCGTGGTCTCCTCCAGCGGCTCCACCAGTTTGGTCGCCGAGAGCACCTTGATCTTCTCGGTCTGCAACTGCTTGGGCTCGAAGCTGATCGGCTCCTCCATGGCGGTGAGCGCGAGCAGTTGCAGCAGATGGTTCTGGATGACGTCGCGGGCCGCGCCGATGCCGTCGTAGTAGCCCGCGCGGCCGCCGAGGCCGATGTCCTCGGCCATGGTGATCTGGACGTGGTCGACGTAGTTGGCGTTCCAGATCGGGTCGAACAGCTGGTTGGCGAAGCGCAGCGCCAGGATGTTCTGCACCGTCTCCTTGCCGAGATAGTGATCGATGCGGAACACCGTCTCCTCCGGGAACACCCGGTTGACCAGCGCGTTGAGCTCGACGGCACTGTCCAGGTCGTGCCCGAACGGCTTCTCGATCACCACCCGCCGCCACGGCTTGCGCCCGGCGATGTCGGTGGTGGTCGGCTGCGCGAGCTTGTGCTCGGAGAGTTGGTCGAGCACCACCGGGAACATGTTCGGCGGAATCGACAGGTAGAAGGCGTGATTGCCGCCGGTGCCGCGCTCCTTGTCCAGCCTGCCGAGGGTGTCGGCGAGCTTGGCGAAGGCGGCGTCGTCGTCGAAGGTGCCCTGCACGAACCGGATTCCCTCCGCCAGGTGGTCCCAGACCTCCTGGCGGAAGGGCGTGCGGGCGTGCGCCTTCACCGCGTCGAGCACGACCGCGGCGAAGTCCTCGTCCGCGTAGTCGCGCCGCGCGAAACCGACCAGCGCGAAACCCGGGGGCAGCAGCCCCCGGTTCGCCAGGTCGTAGATGGCGGGCATCAGTTTCTTGCGGGACAGGTCACCGGTGACACCGAAGATGACCATGCTGCAGGGTCCCGCGATCCGCGGCACCCGCTTGTCCCGCTCGTCGCGGAGTGGGTTCTTCCAGACTGCCGACGTTGTGGCCGTGCCTGCCATGGGATTCAGTTGCCCCCGGCCGACGACGCTGCGCCCAACTCCTCGGCGGTGGCGGAAAGCAGTTCCTCCCAGGACTTCTCGAACTTGTCGACGCCCTCGCGCTCGAGCACGTCGAACACGTCGTCCAGGTCGACGCCCACCGCGGCGAGCTTGTCGAAGACCTCCTTGGCCTCCGCCGCGGTGCCGCTGACGGTGTCGCCGCGGACCTCGCCGTGGTCGGCGACCGCCTCGAGCGTCTTCTCCGGCAAGGTGTTCACGGTGTTCGGGGCGACCAGCTCGGTGACGTAGAGGGTGTCGGGGTAGTCCGGGTTCTTGACGCCGGTCGACGCCC from Nocardia bhagyanarayanae includes these protein-coding regions:
- a CDS encoding thiamine pyrophosphate-dependent enzyme produces the protein MSGVSPESGANPARALDERFRAEIGTLAPRHVRDENLGPGISPDMLWELFDAQATSRHLDLAARALGVAKRGYYSIGSSGHEGNAALSVATRATDPALLHYRSGAFFVHRARRVPGLDPIRDVLLGVVAAAVDPISGGRHKVFGSKPAHVIPQTSTIASHLPRAVGLAFAIDRAARLGIPSEWPRDSVVLCTFGDASANHSTAAGAVNTAMHTAHQGIPVPILFVCEDNGIGISVPTPPEWIEHAYGTRPGLAYFDADGCDPIDALTASERAVRWVREQRKPAFLRLRTVRLLGHAGSDMETAYRRPADIAADLVRDPVVATARVLVERGLSKPDEVVALYDEIGHRVTAMAELVWREPKLTSAAAVTAPLAPAHPEAVRADVLRAGTSGAPQRADHASDAPPGRTAVHDQADSRSEAPGTASRYGARLTGPDRRTTRTTASASEPATTVAQAINHTLADLLARDPDVLVFGEDVGRKGGVYGVTKCLQKRFGARRVFDTLLDEQSVLGTALGAGLAGFVPIPEIQYLAYLHNAADQLRGEAATLQFFSHGRYRNPMVVRIAGLAYQKGFGGHFHNDNSVAALRDIPGLVIAVPSRADDAAALLRTCVSAARVDGRVCVYLEPIALYHTKDLHPGDGAWSAPAAGPHVEIGRARVYGDGGDLTIVSFGNGVPMSLRVADRLASRGVRARVLDLRWLSPLPVADLLAHARATGRVLVADETRHSGGVSESVCTALIDAGFAGRVARVTSTDSFVPLGPAADTVLLDETGIEKAAAELLAD
- the pgl gene encoding 6-phosphogluconolactonase, whose protein sequence is MSETPSDTVEVHPDADTLVAAAAARFVQVVTAAQAERGSASVVLTGGGTGIAMLEQVRKSPGDIDWSRLDIFWGDERFVPAGDPERNELQARQALLDHVPVDHARVHPVATSDGEYPDPVEAAAEYSAAVHAHLAEHGAFDVHLLGMGPDAHINSLFPGTDAVREEHELVVAVTNSPKPPPVRVTLTLPAVRRSRHVMLVVAGAGKAEAVAAAVGGAEPIDIPAAGAAGQESTTWLLDREAASALR
- the opcA gene encoding glucose-6-phosphate dehydrogenase assembly protein OpcA, which gives rise to MIIDMPDTTTGAVTKRLVQLRESNGVITMGRVLTLVVCTLDSSEAEDAIDAANDASREHPCRVVVLARGDREAETKLDAQIRVGGDAGAAEVIVLRLQGELVSHESSVVIPFLLPDTPVVAWWPRGAPEFPSKDSVGRLATRRITDATFAADPQATIKKRRGSYASGDTDLAWSRITYWRALLAASLDEPPFEPVESVTVSGLRDEPALDMLAGWLAARLGCPVRRRTGALRVEVNRPSVSMAIERPQTGRTATLTRTGDPDQRIALARRETRDCLAEELRRLDADEIYHEALAGIEKVTYE
- the zwf gene encoding glucose-6-phosphate dehydrogenase; its protein translation is MAGTATTSAVWKNPLRDERDKRVPRIAGPCSMVIFGVTGDLSRKKLMPAIYDLANRGLLPPGFALVGFARRDYADEDFAAVVLDAVKAHARTPFRQEVWDHLAEGIRFVQGTFDDDAAFAKLADTLGRLDKERGTGGNHAFYLSIPPNMFPVVLDQLSEHKLAQPTTTDIAGRKPWRRVVIEKPFGHDLDSAVELNALVNRVFPEETVFRIDHYLGKETVQNILALRFANQLFDPIWNANYVDHVQITMAEDIGLGGRAGYYDGIGAARDVIQNHLLQLLALTAMEEPISFEPKQLQTEKIKVLSATKLVEPLEETTARGQYSEGWQGGEHVVGLLDEEGFDPQSKTETYAAITLEVDTRRWAGVPFYLRTGKRLGRRVTEIAVVFKRAPHLPFDQTMTEELGQNALVIRVQPDEGITMRFGSKVPGSGMEVRDVNMDFSYGEAFTESSPEAYERLILDVLLGVPSLFPVNAEVELSWRILDPVLERWAADGTPDPYPAGTWGPASADEMLERTGREWRRP